Proteins encoded within one genomic window of Nonomuraea gerenzanensis:
- a CDS encoding type II secretion system F family protein — protein sequence MPFTIDPLALLAGAAAGGGLFLFVLALYGLRPRPTRPRSDLIKALTTRGAVAAVAATLVLIITHWPVMAVGTVLLVFAWRGLAGGAAEERAAMRRLEGLAAWTESLRDTIAGAAGLEQAIPSSIRAAAPTLRPHLRALIDRLHTRMALPDALARFADELDDPSADLVVAALILNSKLRGPGLRDVLGALAVSAREELDMRRRVEAERRATRRSVQIVVITALAFAGILVLFNPEYVKEYEGYLGQAVLVVVAGLFGAGFAWMRRLARFDKPTRLLMGGGGDG from the coding sequence ATGCCGTTCACGATCGACCCGCTGGCGTTGCTGGCCGGCGCGGCAGCAGGCGGCGGCCTGTTCCTGTTCGTCCTGGCCCTGTACGGCCTGCGCCCCCGCCCCACCCGGCCCAGGAGCGACCTGATCAAGGCGCTGACCACCCGCGGCGCCGTCGCGGCGGTGGCCGCCACGCTCGTTCTGATCATCACCCACTGGCCGGTCATGGCGGTGGGCACGGTGCTGCTCGTGTTCGCCTGGCGCGGCCTGGCGGGCGGCGCCGCCGAGGAGCGGGCCGCCATGCGCCGCCTGGAGGGCCTGGCCGCCTGGACGGAGTCGCTGCGCGACACGATCGCCGGAGCCGCCGGCCTCGAACAGGCCATCCCCTCCTCCATCAGGGCCGCCGCGCCCACGCTCAGGCCGCACCTGCGGGCCCTGATCGACCGGCTGCACACCAGGATGGCGCTGCCCGACGCGCTGGCCCGCTTCGCCGACGAGCTCGACGACCCCTCGGCCGACCTGGTGGTCGCCGCGCTCATCCTCAACTCCAAGCTGCGCGGCCCCGGGCTGCGCGACGTGCTCGGCGCGCTGGCCGTCTCGGCCCGCGAGGAGCTCGACATGCGCCGCCGCGTCGAGGCCGAGCGCCGCGCGACCAGGCGCAGCGTGCAGATCGTCGTCATCACGGCGCTGGCCTTCGCCGGGATCCTCGTGCTGTTCAACCCCGAGTACGTCAAGGAGTACGAGGGCTACCTCGGCCAGGCCGTCCTGGTGGTCGTGGCGGGGCTGTTCGGGGCGGGGTTCGCCTGGATGCGGCGGCTGGCCCGCTTCGACAAGCCCACACGGCTGCTCATGGGAGGTGGCGGCGATGGTTGA
- a CDS encoding TadE/TadG family type IV pilus assembly protein: MTAGPPRDERGATVIELALLMPVILATVLLIVQVALWFHAREVAEAAAQEGARVARAAPFDSGAWQGEATGKATEIIQAVGPRLLRDATATTSEREPDERFVTVTGSAVQVIPLLPDLAFTITATAGGPVECFRPDDGGEDCA; encoded by the coding sequence GTGACAGCCGGGCCGCCGCGCGACGAGCGCGGCGCGACCGTGATCGAGCTGGCGCTGCTGATGCCGGTCATCCTCGCGACCGTGCTGCTCATCGTGCAGGTCGCCCTCTGGTTCCACGCCCGCGAGGTGGCCGAGGCCGCCGCCCAGGAGGGGGCGCGGGTGGCCAGGGCGGCGCCGTTCGACTCGGGGGCCTGGCAGGGCGAGGCCACCGGCAAGGCCACCGAGATCATCCAGGCCGTCGGCCCCCGGCTGCTGCGCGACGCCACCGCCACGACCTCGGAGCGGGAGCCCGACGAGCGGTTCGTCACCGTGACCGGCAGCGCCGTGCAGGTCATCCCGCTGCTGCCCGACCTGGCCTTCACGATCACCGCGACCGCGGGCGGGCCCGTCGAGTGCTTCCGCCCCGACGACGGCGGCGAGGACTGCGCATGA
- a CDS encoding CpaF family protein, producing the protein MIDHSLVKRFRQEVGDRLAHQRRLDQANGLPPMTGEDERQFARALISQVLEEHARGEIGLGRTPPTVEEEEALAAGIHAALFGVGRLQPLLDDAEVENIDINGCDRVFVSYADGQELMHDPVAESDDELIELIQILAAYSGLSSRPFDTANPQLDLRLPDGSRLSAVMDVTVRPAVSIRRARLGKVFMSDLVGNGTISQDIGRFLRAAVAARKNIMIAGSTNAGKTTLLRALANEIPPTERLITVERALELGLDQFPELHPNVVAFEQRLPNSEGQGEITMAELVRRSLRMNPSRVIVGEVLGDEIVTMLNAMTQGNDGSLSTIHANSSMEVFNRISTYALQASERLPIDATHMLIAGAIDFVVFIEKRNDYHVGGRLRRYVSSIREVNGCDGRVLSSEVFVPGPDGGAVPHAPISCLEELAAHGYSPGGW; encoded by the coding sequence ATGATCGACCACTCGCTCGTCAAGCGCTTCCGCCAGGAGGTCGGCGACCGCCTGGCCCACCAGCGACGGCTCGACCAGGCCAACGGCCTGCCCCCGATGACCGGCGAGGACGAGCGCCAGTTCGCCAGGGCGCTGATCTCCCAGGTGCTGGAGGAGCACGCGCGCGGCGAGATCGGCCTGGGCCGCACGCCGCCCACCGTGGAGGAGGAAGAGGCGCTCGCGGCGGGCATCCACGCGGCGCTGTTCGGCGTGGGCCGGCTGCAGCCGCTGCTCGACGACGCCGAGGTCGAGAACATCGACATCAACGGCTGCGACCGGGTGTTCGTCAGCTACGCCGACGGCCAGGAGCTGATGCACGACCCGGTCGCCGAGTCCGACGACGAGCTGATCGAGCTGATCCAGATCCTGGCGGCGTACTCCGGGCTGTCGAGCAGGCCCTTCGACACCGCCAACCCGCAGCTCGACCTGCGCCTGCCCGACGGCTCCCGGTTGAGCGCGGTCATGGACGTCACGGTCAGGCCGGCCGTGTCGATCCGCCGGGCCCGCCTGGGCAAGGTCTTCATGTCCGATCTCGTGGGCAACGGCACGATAAGTCAGGACATCGGGCGCTTTCTGCGGGCGGCGGTCGCCGCCCGCAAGAACATCATGATCGCCGGGTCCACCAACGCGGGCAAGACGACGCTGCTGCGTGCCCTGGCCAACGAGATCCCGCCCACCGAGCGGCTCATCACCGTCGAACGCGCCCTGGAGCTGGGCCTCGACCAGTTCCCCGAGCTGCACCCCAACGTCGTCGCCTTCGAGCAGCGCCTGCCCAACTCCGAGGGCCAGGGCGAGATCACGATGGCCGAGCTCGTCCGCCGCTCGCTGCGGATGAACCCCAGCCGCGTCATCGTCGGCGAGGTGCTCGGCGACGAGATCGTCACCATGCTCAACGCGATGACCCAGGGCAACGACGGCTCCCTGTCGACCATCCACGCCAATTCCAGCATGGAGGTCTTCAACCGCATCTCCACCTACGCCCTGCAGGCCAGCGAGCGGCTGCCGATCGACGCCACCCACATGCTCATCGCCGGCGCCATCGACTTCGTGGTCTTCATCGAGAAGCGCAACGACTACCACGTGGGCGGCCGGCTGCGCCGCTACGTCTCCAGCATCCGCGAGGTCAACGGCTGCGACGGCCGCGTGCTGTCCAGCGAGGTGTTCGTGCCGGGCCCCGACGGCGGCGCCGTCCCGCACGCGCCGATCTCCTGCCTGGAGGAGCTCGCCGCCCACGGCTACTCCCCGGGAGGGTGGTGA
- a CDS encoding TadE/TadG family type IV pilus assembly protein: MNERGSMAVETVMLAPVFLLFLMFLAGAGVLVESQGRVNGAARDAARAASVQRTLDDAEAAAEAITTNVLQSRCQSAAVSLDGSEWEQGGQVQAEVSCELDLGFLGFGGTKRLTGTAVVPLEQFRRVE; this comes from the coding sequence ATGAACGAGCGGGGTTCGATGGCCGTGGAGACCGTCATGCTGGCCCCGGTCTTCCTGCTGTTCCTCATGTTCCTGGCCGGCGCGGGGGTGCTGGTCGAGTCGCAGGGACGGGTGAACGGGGCCGCGCGTGACGCCGCCCGCGCCGCGTCCGTGCAGCGCACGCTCGACGACGCGGAGGCCGCCGCCGAGGCCATCACCACGAACGTGCTCCAGAGCCGCTGCCAGTCCGCCGCCGTCTCCCTGGACGGCTCGGAGTGGGAGCAGGGCGGCCAGGTCCAGGCCGAGGTGTCGTGCGAGCTGGACCTCGGCTTCCTCGGCTTCGGCGGCACCAAGCGGCTCACGGGAACGGCGGTGGTGCCGCTCGAACAGTTCAGGAGGGTCGAATGA
- a CDS encoding TadE/TadG family type IV pilus assembly protein, whose protein sequence is MRAGERGSMSVFTVLFSVVVFLLAGLLVDGGSAINARLRAADVAEQAARAGADELDVDHLRATGQARLLGEALVCARADEIVTAVGGDEVSSGECVVGQGQAQVTVTVSVRWEAFFLSAIGFPGSEMTGEATAAPEAR, encoded by the coding sequence ATGAGAGCCGGCGAGCGGGGCTCCATGTCGGTGTTCACCGTGCTGTTCTCCGTGGTCGTGTTCCTGCTGGCCGGACTCCTGGTGGACGGCGGCTCGGCGATCAACGCCCGGCTGCGCGCCGCGGACGTGGCCGAGCAGGCCGCCCGGGCCGGCGCCGACGAGCTGGACGTCGACCACCTGCGCGCGACGGGGCAGGCGCGGCTGCTCGGCGAGGCGCTGGTGTGCGCCAGGGCAGACGAGATCGTCACGGCCGTGGGCGGCGACGAGGTGTCGTCGGGGGAGTGCGTGGTCGGCCAGGGGCAGGCGCAGGTCACGGTCACCGTGTCGGTGCGGTGGGAGGCGTTCTTCCTCAGCGCGATCGGCTTCCCCGGCTCCGAGATGACAGGCGAGGCCACCGCGGCCCCCGAGGCCAGGTAA
- the eccB gene encoding type VII secretion protein EccB, with protein MQTRKDLYQAHKLMQQRLGMALLQAEPDVPESPMRRHNVAMFCGIIVALLVTAAFGIWGLLKPGGATNLEAAGQLLVEEETGAKYVYSQDQKRMLPVANYVSALLLLDAPDFEVRNVSAASLAKYPRGPLVGIAGAPDSLPPREKLVKGPWSVCVTEAPDATGTAVPYVTLVGGSDVGGTPIGTGALVVTDGQDTWVIWNDQRMKTGEAGVRVLNARPKRVPSPWVNAIPPGPDFKAPGIPGIGKKRRGPDGRSAAIGRVYTVKGVGGAPDRWYVLLADGLATVNVTQATLLLEEPGLKRAYGGKAAMPLELDAATANAASSGRTLTVGGMPTSLPKAIASSASPLCSVYADTQNGSAKARLTVGGTMAIPAPSVRGDQEHFDQVLMPAGSAALGGLLPGDGQKPFVQTYFLISDQGRRFQLQSGDQINKLGYGAEDVAPIPGNLVHLLPEGPTLDPQVARSPLQITVQ; from the coding sequence ATGCAGACCCGGAAGGACCTCTACCAGGCGCACAAGCTGATGCAGCAGCGTCTGGGGATGGCACTGCTGCAGGCGGAGCCGGACGTGCCCGAATCCCCGATGCGACGGCACAACGTGGCCATGTTCTGCGGCATCATCGTCGCGCTGCTGGTCACGGCGGCGTTCGGGATCTGGGGGCTGCTCAAGCCGGGCGGGGCGACGAACCTGGAGGCGGCAGGCCAGCTCCTGGTGGAGGAGGAGACCGGCGCCAAGTACGTCTACAGCCAGGACCAGAAGCGCATGCTGCCGGTCGCCAACTACGTCTCCGCACTGCTGCTGCTGGACGCACCCGACTTCGAGGTCAGGAACGTCTCCGCGGCCTCGCTCGCCAAGTACCCGCGCGGCCCGCTCGTGGGCATCGCCGGCGCCCCTGACTCGCTGCCGCCCAGGGAGAAGCTGGTCAAGGGCCCGTGGTCGGTCTGCGTGACCGAGGCGCCGGACGCGACGGGCACGGCGGTCCCGTACGTGACGCTCGTGGGCGGCAGCGACGTCGGCGGCACGCCGATCGGCACCGGCGCGCTGGTCGTCACGGACGGCCAGGACACCTGGGTGATCTGGAACGACCAGCGGATGAAGACCGGCGAGGCCGGCGTGCGGGTGCTCAACGCGCGCCCCAAGCGGGTGCCCTCCCCCTGGGTCAACGCCATCCCGCCCGGCCCCGACTTCAAGGCGCCGGGGATCCCCGGCATCGGGAAGAAGAGGCGCGGCCCCGACGGCCGCAGCGCCGCCATCGGGCGCGTCTACACCGTGAAGGGCGTCGGCGGCGCCCCCGACCGCTGGTACGTGCTGCTCGCCGACGGCCTGGCCACCGTCAACGTCACGCAGGCCACGCTGCTGCTGGAGGAGCCCGGGCTGAAGCGGGCGTACGGCGGCAAGGCGGCCATGCCGCTGGAGCTGGACGCCGCCACGGCCAACGCAGCGAGCAGCGGCCGCACCCTCACCGTGGGCGGCATGCCCACCAGCCTGCCCAAGGCGATCGCGTCCTCGGCTTCGCCGCTGTGCTCGGTGTACGCCGACACGCAGAACGGCTCGGCCAAGGCGAGGCTGACGGTCGGCGGCACCATGGCCATCCCCGCACCCAGCGTCCGGGGCGACCAGGAGCACTTCGACCAGGTGCTGATGCCGGCGGGCTCGGCGGCGCTGGGCGGGCTGCTGCCGGGCGACGGCCAGAAGCCGTTCGTCCAGACCTACTTCCTGATCAGCGACCAGGGCAGGCGGTTCCAGCTGCAGTCCGGCGATCAGATCAACAAGCTGGGGTACGGGGCCGAGGACGTGGCGCCGATCCCGGGCAACCTCGTCCATCTGCTGCCGGAGGGGCCGACGCTGGATCCGCAGGTCGCACGTTCGCCGCTGCAGATCACCGTGCAGTGA
- a CDS encoding FtsK/SpoIIIE domain-containing protein, translated as MRIMLTVIGGQGDRDVVIDGDGGATVGRLSEALGDQGPLAQVVRLPRARAPYGLAASGDGGPRVPRPRRPERADMGPPTLWRDGRPLDPLAPVAAVLRDGDKVTLEARLARATVVEEPGGVAEVRVVGGPAAGAVHRLGLGVHVIGADPMCAVAVGDPALAPEAVTVRVTPEAITVERAWHPPADAPRLKLKGRWAEEVAELTARTAEREAAALAAGYGEVPELDGQPLTEPVEWPDQAVLTCGSSVFVLTSIEPRDAHLAPHREGGVAYNRPPRLRRPEPRRTFVRPKEPVRNEGMRLQLLAALLPAVLGITLAIALKQPYYLLVALMTPVIMIGQWWSDRRHGRKQHKKALKEHQERLRAYDEEVERARVADEAARRDDAPDPARVLLTATGPRRRLWERRIHDSDALRLRVGLADLPADLELSEEQGGRIEPPICRSVPVALPMRRLGVAGVTGHRTAAAGLASWLIAQAATLHSPRDLAIVIVSAHQDAERQWGWLRWLPHCAPRAGEECVALVGADPDSAARRVAELAALIDERQNTAIPELGKVPTGWDDLGGPEQPTFSSYDVRPYDVLVVLDGAQVLRGLPGMPQVLRQGPRCGVFTLAIDEDQRLLPEECQTVAECGADGLVRLRGGGLDVIGPLLGDLVSPAWCDRLARALAPIRDVSRDDTGGDLPDAARLLDLMGLTVPTGAELAARWGARGSTEALIGVGPDGPFSVDLRLDGPHGLIAGTTGAGKSELLQTLICSLAVANRPDQLTFVLIDYKGGAAFKECVRLPHTVGMVSDLDGHLTQRALDSLAAEIRRRERLLAAAGAKDIEDYTGAGMPRLVLIIDEFAALVAELPDFVAGLVDIARRGRSLGIHLILATQRPAGVVTADIQANTSLRIALRVTEPAESADVIDLPDAAHISKSTPGRCYVRSGVGAAVAVQTARVGGRSPVTPPAAGDGAAGDRSPGGGSPGGGVRVLDVGWGALGKALPPPPRPEEEDSAITDLTLVADALIEAARLAGVPAQPSPWLDPLPTHLVLDLPATPPAAGEVEPLPFGITDRPWAQDRSPLALDVAHGGHLLIAGAARSGRSTALRTIAGSIAAHACPEDVHLHAVDCGSGALLPLVAMPHCGAVVTRDQLDRVERLLTRLRAEVGRRQQLLAEAGHASLAEYRQSGHRLPWLVFMLDRWEGFVAAFENYDYGRLIEAVLQLLREGPAVGLRAVVSSDRSGLLGQVSTVFDDRLLLRLSDGTDYGLAGFPLKGLPAVMPAGRALSMGEHGIVEHHIALLAADPAGPAQVAALQSLARAAASDPDPATEDAADRATGADSAADRATGADSAAVQGAGGVASRRPGRSHALGVGRPPWRWGGSPPLRVDALPMRITAAQALALDPGFAPPSPLWALVGAGGDALAPLGIDLQAQGPGAVIAGPSRSGRSSALMTAALSLIDQGTPIVAVAPRRSPLRELEGALAVLDGDATNLQELLAGHDHYVVLVDDAELVNPDGPLGTALEEVIRTGRDGDHGLLIAGATGDLTVAYRGFVAEARKSRTGLLLAVQGQTDGDLFSIRLPRGAGGGPSGRGLLVTTGTLTQVQAALPDNG; from the coding sequence ATGCGGATCATGCTCACCGTGATCGGCGGGCAGGGCGACCGTGACGTCGTGATCGACGGTGACGGCGGCGCCACGGTGGGCAGGCTGAGCGAGGCGCTCGGCGACCAGGGCCCGCTGGCGCAGGTCGTCCGGCTGCCCAGGGCCAGGGCCCCCTACGGCCTGGCGGCGAGCGGCGACGGCGGCCCCCGGGTGCCGCGCCCGCGCCGGCCCGAGCGCGCCGACATGGGGCCGCCCACGCTGTGGCGCGACGGCCGCCCGCTCGACCCGCTCGCCCCGGTCGCCGCCGTGCTGCGCGACGGCGACAAGGTCACGCTGGAGGCCCGCCTGGCCCGCGCGACCGTCGTCGAGGAGCCCGGCGGGGTGGCCGAGGTGCGGGTGGTGGGCGGTCCGGCCGCCGGGGCGGTGCACCGGCTGGGGCTGGGCGTGCACGTCATCGGGGCCGACCCGATGTGCGCGGTGGCGGTGGGCGATCCCGCGCTGGCTCCCGAGGCGGTGACCGTACGCGTGACGCCGGAGGCCATCACCGTGGAGCGGGCCTGGCACCCGCCGGCCGACGCGCCCAGACTCAAGCTGAAGGGCCGCTGGGCCGAAGAGGTCGCCGAGCTGACCGCCCGTACGGCGGAGCGGGAGGCGGCGGCGCTGGCGGCCGGCTACGGCGAGGTGCCCGAGCTCGACGGGCAGCCGCTCACCGAGCCGGTCGAGTGGCCCGACCAGGCGGTGCTGACCTGCGGGTCCTCGGTGTTCGTGCTGACCTCGATCGAGCCGAGGGACGCCCACCTGGCGCCGCACAGGGAGGGCGGCGTCGCCTACAACCGCCCGCCCAGGCTGCGGCGGCCCGAGCCCCGGCGCACGTTCGTCCGGCCCAAGGAGCCGGTCAGGAACGAGGGGATGCGCCTGCAGCTCCTGGCCGCCCTGCTGCCCGCCGTGCTCGGCATCACGCTGGCGATCGCGCTCAAACAGCCGTACTACCTGCTCGTCGCCCTCATGACGCCGGTCATCATGATCGGCCAGTGGTGGAGCGACCGCCGCCACGGCAGGAAGCAGCACAAGAAGGCGCTCAAGGAGCACCAGGAGCGGCTGCGTGCCTACGACGAGGAGGTGGAGCGGGCCCGCGTCGCCGACGAGGCGGCCCGCAGGGACGACGCGCCCGACCCAGCCCGGGTGCTGCTCACCGCCACCGGGCCGCGCAGGCGGCTGTGGGAGCGCCGGATCCACGACTCCGACGCGCTCAGGCTGCGCGTCGGGCTCGCCGACCTGCCCGCCGACCTGGAGCTGTCGGAGGAGCAGGGCGGGCGCATCGAGCCGCCGATCTGCCGCTCCGTGCCGGTGGCGCTGCCCATGCGGCGGCTCGGCGTGGCCGGTGTGACGGGTCACCGTACGGCGGCGGCCGGGCTGGCGAGCTGGCTGATCGCGCAGGCGGCCACCCTGCACAGCCCGCGCGACCTGGCCATCGTGATCGTGTCCGCGCACCAGGACGCCGAGCGGCAGTGGGGCTGGCTGCGCTGGCTGCCGCACTGCGCGCCACGGGCCGGTGAGGAGTGCGTGGCGCTGGTGGGCGCCGACCCCGACTCGGCCGCCCGCCGGGTCGCGGAGCTGGCCGCCCTCATCGACGAGCGCCAGAACACCGCCATCCCCGAGCTGGGCAAGGTCCCCACCGGCTGGGACGACCTCGGCGGGCCCGAGCAGCCCACGTTCTCCTCCTACGACGTGCGCCCCTACGACGTGCTGGTGGTCCTCGACGGCGCCCAGGTGCTGCGCGGCCTGCCCGGCATGCCGCAGGTGCTGCGCCAGGGCCCGCGCTGCGGCGTGTTCACCCTGGCCATCGACGAGGACCAGCGGCTGCTGCCCGAGGAGTGCCAGACCGTGGCCGAGTGCGGCGCCGACGGCCTCGTCCGCCTGCGGGGCGGCGGCCTCGACGTCATCGGCCCCCTGCTGGGCGACCTCGTCTCCCCCGCCTGGTGCGACCGGCTGGCCAGGGCGCTGGCCCCGATCCGCGACGTGAGCAGGGACGACACCGGCGGCGACCTGCCCGACGCGGCCCGCCTGCTCGACCTGATGGGCCTCACCGTGCCCACCGGCGCCGAGCTGGCCGCCCGGTGGGGCGCGCGGGGCAGCACCGAGGCGCTGATCGGCGTCGGCCCCGACGGGCCGTTCTCGGTGGACCTGCGGCTCGACGGCCCGCACGGGCTCATCGCCGGCACCACGGGCGCGGGCAAGTCCGAGCTGCTGCAGACGCTGATCTGCTCCCTGGCGGTGGCGAACCGGCCCGACCAGCTCACGTTCGTGCTGATCGACTACAAGGGCGGGGCGGCCTTCAAGGAGTGCGTACGGCTGCCGCACACCGTGGGCATGGTCAGCGACCTCGACGGCCATCTCACCCAGCGGGCCCTCGACTCGCTGGCCGCCGAGATCCGGCGGCGGGAGCGGCTGCTGGCGGCGGCCGGGGCCAAGGACATCGAGGACTACACCGGGGCGGGGATGCCGCGGCTGGTGCTGATCATCGACGAGTTCGCCGCGCTGGTGGCCGAGCTGCCCGACTTCGTGGCCGGGCTCGTGGACATCGCGCGGCGGGGGCGGTCGCTGGGGATCCACCTGATCCTGGCCACGCAGCGGCCCGCCGGGGTGGTGACGGCCGACATCCAGGCGAACACGTCGCTGCGGATCGCGCTTCGGGTGACCGAGCCGGCCGAGTCCGCCGACGTCATCGACCTGCCGGACGCGGCGCACATCTCCAAGTCCACGCCCGGACGGTGTTACGTGCGGTCGGGGGTGGGGGCGGCGGTCGCCGTGCAGACGGCCAGGGTCGGCGGCCGCAGCCCGGTCACGCCCCCTGCGGCCGGTGACGGGGCGGCGGGTGATAGGTCGCCGGGTGGTGGGTCGCCGGGTGGTGGGGTGCGGGTGCTCGACGTGGGATGGGGTGCGCTGGGGAAGGCGTTGCCGCCGCCTCCGCGGCCGGAGGAGGAGGACTCCGCGATCACGGATCTCACGCTCGTCGCCGACGCCCTCATCGAGGCCGCCCGGCTGGCCGGTGTGCCCGCCCAGCCGAGCCCGTGGCTGGACCCCCTGCCCACCCACCTCGTCCTCGACCTCCCGGCCACGCCCCCGGCGGCGGGTGAGGTGGAGCCGCTGCCGTTCGGGATCACCGACCGGCCGTGGGCGCAGGACAGGAGCCCGCTGGCGCTCGACGTGGCGCACGGCGGTCACCTGCTGATCGCTGGGGCGGCCCGCAGCGGGAGATCGACGGCGCTGCGCACGATCGCGGGCTCGATCGCCGCCCACGCCTGCCCCGAGGACGTGCACCTGCACGCGGTGGACTGCGGCTCGGGCGCGCTGCTGCCGCTGGTGGCCATGCCGCACTGCGGCGCCGTGGTGACCCGCGACCAGCTCGACCGGGTGGAGCGGCTGCTGACCCGGCTGCGCGCGGAGGTCGGGCGCAGGCAGCAGCTCCTGGCGGAGGCCGGGCACGCGTCGCTGGCCGAGTACCGGCAGAGCGGGCATCGGCTGCCGTGGCTGGTGTTCATGCTCGACCGGTGGGAGGGCTTCGTCGCGGCCTTCGAGAACTACGACTACGGGCGGCTGATCGAGGCGGTGCTGCAACTGCTGCGGGAGGGGCCCGCGGTGGGGCTGCGGGCCGTCGTGAGCAGCGACCGGTCGGGGCTGCTCGGGCAGGTGTCGACCGTCTTCGACGATCGGCTGCTGCTGCGGCTGTCCGACGGCACGGACTACGGGCTGGCGGGCTTCCCGCTCAAGGGGCTGCCGGCCGTCATGCCGGCCGGTCGGGCGCTGTCGATGGGCGAGCACGGGATCGTGGAGCACCACATCGCCCTGCTCGCCGCCGATCCGGCCGGCCCGGCGCAGGTGGCGGCCCTGCAGTCCCTGGCCCGCGCCGCCGCCTCCGACCCTGACCCGGCGACGGAGGACGCCGCTGACCGCGCGACCGGAGCGGACAGCGCAGCCGACCGCGCGACCGGAGCGGACAGCGCAGCCGTCCAAGGCGCCGGGGGTGTCGCAAGCAGGCGGCCCGGTCGCTCGCATGCCCTGGGAGTCGGCAGGCCGCCCTGGCGCTGGGGCGGGTCGCCGCCGTTGCGGGTGGACGCGCTGCCGATGCGGATCACCGCCGCCCAGGCGCTGGCCCTCGACCCCGGGTTCGCGCCGCCGTCGCCGCTGTGGGCGCTGGTCGGCGCGGGCGGGGACGCGCTCGCGCCGCTCGGCATCGACCTTCAGGCGCAGGGCCCCGGCGCGGTGATCGCCGGGCCGTCGCGCTCCGGCCGTTCGTCGGCGCTGATGACGGCCGCCCTGTCGCTGATCGATCAGGGCACACCGATCGTGGCCGTCGCGCCCAGGCGCAGCCCGCTGCGCGAGCTGGAAGGCGCGCTGGCCGTCCTGGACGGCGACGCCACGAACCTCCAGGAGCTGCTGGCCGGGCACGACCACTACGTGGTGCTGGTGGACGACGCCGAGCTGGTGAACCCGGACGGCCCGCTCGGGACGGCGCTGGAGGAGGTCATCAGGACGGGCCGCGACGGCGACCACGGCCTGCTGATCGCGGGCGCGACGGGTGACCTGACCGTGGCCTACCGGGGTTTCGTGGCGGAGGCGCGCAAGTCCCGTACCGGGCTGTTGCTGGCCGTGCAGGGGCAGACCGACGGCGACCTGTTCTCGATCCGGCTGCCGCGCGGCGCGGGCGGCGGGCCGTCCGGCCGCGGGCTGCTCGTGACGACCGGCACCCTCACTCAGGTTCAGGCGGCGTTGCCGGACAACGGCTGA
- a CDS encoding type II secretion system F family protein — translation MVESALAGAALGLGLFVLLRALFPARPGLVARLLALDAVREDAGAPRIQLVLPDEEVGAFRRGLGARLARLYGARGWEARPVRSDLALLGRSFEAFLATKVLLAASGLLAFPLLLAWLVLMEWGVSLAIPFWSAVLVAVVFFFLPDLQVKRDAAAKRRDFRHVVGAFLDLVSMNLAGGRGVPEALMMAVSVSGEQPNWAMGRIRDALSGARIVGITPWQALGQLGEEINVDELRDLSAALGLVADDGAKVRASLTARAATLRRRELAEIEGRAGERSQSMLVAQLLLCAGFVIFLSYPAAMKMLGVS, via the coding sequence ATGGTTGAGAGCGCGCTGGCCGGCGCGGCGCTCGGGCTCGGGCTGTTCGTGCTGCTGCGAGCGCTGTTCCCGGCCCGTCCCGGGCTGGTGGCGCGGCTGCTCGCGCTCGACGCCGTCCGCGAGGACGCGGGCGCGCCCCGCATCCAGCTCGTGCTGCCCGACGAGGAGGTCGGCGCGTTCCGGCGCGGCCTCGGCGCCCGCCTGGCCCGCCTGTACGGCGCGCGCGGCTGGGAGGCCAGGCCGGTCAGGTCGGACCTGGCCCTGCTCGGCCGCTCGTTCGAGGCGTTCCTGGCCACCAAGGTGCTGCTGGCGGCCAGCGGCCTGCTGGCCTTCCCGCTGCTGCTGGCCTGGCTGGTGCTCATGGAGTGGGGCGTGTCCCTGGCCATCCCGTTCTGGAGCGCCGTGCTCGTCGCCGTCGTCTTCTTCTTCCTGCCTGACCTCCAGGTCAAGCGGGACGCGGCGGCCAAGCGGCGCGACTTCCGCCACGTCGTCGGCGCCTTCCTCGACCTCGTCTCCATGAACCTGGCGGGCGGCCGCGGCGTCCCCGAGGCCCTGATGATGGCCGTCTCGGTCAGCGGCGAGCAGCCCAACTGGGCCATGGGCCGCATCCGCGACGCCCTGAGCGGCGCCAGGATCGTCGGCATCACGCCGTGGCAGGCCCTCGGCCAGCTCGGCGAGGAGATCAACGTCGACGAGCTGCGCGACCTGTCCGCCGCGCTCGGCCTGGTGGCCGACGACGGCGCCAAAGTACGTGCCTCGCTCACGGCCAGGGCCGCCACGCTGCGCCGCCGTGAGCTGGCCGAGATCGAGGGCCGGGCGGGCGAGCGCTCCCAGTCGATGCTGGTGGCCCAGCTCCTGCTCTGCGCCGGTTTCGTGATCTTTCTCAGCTACCCCGCCGCGATGAAGATGTTGGGAGTCTCATGA